In the Anguilla anguilla isolate fAngAng1 chromosome 7, fAngAng1.pri, whole genome shotgun sequence genome, one interval contains:
- the cdkn1d gene encoding cyclin-dependent kinase inhibitor 1D translates to MASFESDSMQTSREDVDVKLRRGPVRRSLFGPVDHQQLQQDFQRLLCMSVEVANKRWNFDFQRDRPGQGSIEWEELRCQDVPAFYRNCVVKAGIRPRAQVPGGGAADVSQTQEYLEITTRETYRSCKAEKRLASSSPLKRRQATITDFFSVKKKKSLQHKGPVFQ, encoded by the exons ATGGCGTCTTTTGAATCGGACAGCATGCAGACAAGCAGGGAGGACGTGGATGTGAAGCTGCGGAGAGGGCCGGTGCGCAGGAGCCTGTTTGGCCCAGTCGAccaccagcagctgcagcaggattTCCAGCGCCTGCTGTGCATGAGCGTGGAGGTGGCCAACAAGAGGTGGAACTTCGACTTCCAGAGAGACAGGCCTGGCCAGGGCTCCATCGAGTGGGAGGAGCTGCGGTGCCAGGATGTGCCGGCGTTCTACCGCAACTGTGTGGTGAAGGCCGGGATCAGGCCCAGGGCACAGGTGCCAGGTGGAGGGGCTGCCGACGTCTCCCAAACGCAGGAGTACCTGGAGATCACAACCAGAGAGACGTACAGGAGCTGCAAGGCCGAGAAACGGCTGGCCTCCTCCAGCCCTCTCAAACGCAGACAGGCCACCATTACAG actttttttctgtgaagaagaagaagtctTTACAACATAAGGGTCCTGTTTTCCAGTAA